In Micromonospora sp. LH3U1, one genomic interval encodes:
- a CDS encoding helix-turn-helix domain-containing protein produces the protein MEPRFLLLSDVATELNVSDSQVYHMVRSGELPAIKIGGRGQWRVERARLEEYIARKYDETADWVQSNPLVDRDPE, from the coding sequence GTGGAGCCGAGGTTCCTGCTGCTCTCCGACGTCGCCACCGAGCTGAACGTGTCGGACTCGCAGGTCTACCACATGGTGCGCAGCGGCGAACTGCCGGCGATCAAGATCGGTGGACGCGGCCAGTGGCGCGTCGAGCGCGCTCGCCTGGAGGAGTACATAGCGCGCAAGTACGACGAGACCGCCGACTGGGTGCAGAGCAACCCCTTGGTCGACCGCGACCCGGAGTAA
- the secA gene encoding preprotein translocase subunit SecA: MSILEKVLNAGEGRLVRRFKAIAAAVSSIEDDYVNLSDEELAGMTEQFRERLADGETLDDLLPEAFAVAREASARVLGQRPYDVQVMGGAALHFGNIAEMKTGEGKTLTSVMAVYLNALSGDGVHVITVNDYLAQRDAAWMGRVHEFLGLTVGVVLPNRPATEHRAAYECDITYGTNNEFGFDYLRDNMAWSKDELVQRGHNFAVVDEVDSILIDEARTPLIISGPAEHSARWYGEFAGVVARLQPGTDGEGDYEVDHSKRTIAVTERGVAKVEDRLGIDNLYESVNTPLVGYLNNAIKAKELYKRDKDYIVSDGEVLIVDEFTGRILHGRRYNEGMHQAIEAKEGVEIKQENQTLATITLQNYFRLYNKLSGMTGTAQTEASEFNKVYKVGVVTIPTHRPMVREDRPDVIYKTEKAKFNAVIEDIAERHQLGQPVLVGTVSVENSEILSTLLRRRGIPHNVLNAKFHAREAEIVAQAGRKGAVTVATNMAGRGTDILLGGNAEFLAANELRQRGLDPLENEEEYAKAMEEVLPNWKQACDAEADEVSAAGGLYVLGTERHESRRIDNQLRGRAGRQGDPGESRFYLSLQDELMRRFRAGAVEAVMERFNIPEDVPIESKMVSKQIKSAQAQIEGQNAEIRKNVLKYDEVLNKQRQVVYAERLRVLNGEDLSDQVRNMIDDTVEAYVRGATSDGYGEDWDLEQLWSSLKQLYPVGVTIEELEEEAGGSRAGMDADFLVARLKDDANAAYDRREEQVGTEGVRQLERMVLLQVIDRKWREHLYEMDYLQEGINLRAYAQRDPVVEYQREGFDMFATMMEGIKEETVGFLYNVDVQVTEPEPDAGSEEVALLDKPVEIRAKGLNQAPRRQGLQYSAPTIDGEASPGAVAVEQAEQQAPALGVGRPASGAPASPGQSAPSAPQRPASGLRGPVVPSAASRRSAPNQAEANNGPSRNAPCPCGSGRKYKRCHGAPNGGN, translated from the coding sequence GTGTCGATTCTGGAAAAGGTCCTTAACGCGGGCGAGGGCCGTTTGGTGCGCCGGTTCAAGGCCATCGCCGCCGCCGTCAGCTCGATCGAGGACGACTACGTCAACCTCAGCGACGAGGAACTGGCCGGCATGACCGAGCAGTTCCGGGAGCGGCTCGCCGACGGCGAGACCCTCGACGACCTGCTGCCGGAGGCGTTCGCGGTGGCCCGCGAGGCATCCGCCCGTGTGCTGGGCCAGCGCCCGTACGACGTGCAGGTGATGGGCGGCGCGGCGCTGCACTTCGGCAACATCGCCGAGATGAAGACCGGTGAGGGTAAGACGCTGACCTCGGTCATGGCCGTCTACCTCAACGCGCTCTCCGGCGACGGCGTGCACGTGATCACGGTCAACGACTACCTCGCCCAGCGCGACGCCGCCTGGATGGGCCGCGTGCACGAGTTCCTCGGGCTGACCGTCGGTGTGGTGCTGCCCAACCGGCCGGCCACCGAGCACCGTGCCGCCTACGAGTGCGACATCACCTATGGCACCAACAACGAGTTCGGCTTCGACTACCTGCGCGACAACATGGCCTGGTCGAAGGACGAGCTGGTGCAGCGCGGGCACAACTTCGCGGTTGTCGACGAGGTCGACTCGATCCTGATCGACGAGGCACGGACCCCACTGATCATCTCCGGCCCGGCCGAGCACTCGGCCCGTTGGTACGGCGAGTTCGCCGGCGTGGTCGCCCGGCTCCAGCCCGGCACCGACGGTGAGGGCGACTACGAGGTCGACCACTCCAAGCGCACCATCGCGGTGACCGAGCGCGGTGTCGCCAAGGTCGAGGACCGGCTCGGCATCGACAACCTGTACGAGTCGGTGAACACTCCGCTGGTCGGCTACCTCAACAACGCCATCAAGGCCAAGGAGCTCTACAAGCGCGACAAGGACTACATCGTCAGCGACGGTGAGGTCCTGATCGTCGACGAGTTCACCGGTCGCATCCTGCACGGCCGCCGCTACAACGAGGGCATGCACCAGGCGATCGAGGCCAAGGAGGGGGTGGAGATCAAGCAGGAGAACCAGACCCTGGCCACCATCACCCTCCAGAACTACTTCCGCCTCTACAACAAGCTGTCCGGGATGACCGGTACGGCGCAGACCGAGGCGAGCGAGTTCAACAAGGTCTACAAGGTCGGCGTCGTGACGATCCCGACCCACCGCCCGATGGTCCGCGAGGACCGGCCGGACGTCATCTACAAGACGGAGAAGGCCAAGTTCAACGCGGTCATCGAGGACATCGCCGAGCGGCACCAGTTGGGCCAGCCGGTGCTGGTCGGCACCGTCTCGGTGGAAAACTCCGAGATCCTCTCCACGCTGCTGCGGCGCCGCGGCATCCCGCACAACGTGCTGAACGCGAAGTTCCACGCGCGGGAGGCCGAGATCGTCGCCCAGGCCGGGCGTAAGGGCGCGGTCACCGTGGCCACCAACATGGCCGGCCGTGGCACCGACATCCTCCTTGGCGGCAACGCCGAGTTCCTCGCCGCGAACGAGCTGCGCCAGCGCGGCCTCGACCCGCTGGAAAACGAGGAGGAGTACGCCAAGGCGATGGAGGAGGTCCTGCCCAACTGGAAGCAGGCCTGCGACGCCGAGGCGGACGAGGTCTCCGCCGCCGGTGGCCTCTACGTGCTGGGCACCGAGCGGCACGAGTCCCGGCGGATCGACAACCAGCTGCGCGGTCGCGCCGGCCGGCAGGGTGACCCGGGCGAGTCCCGTTTCTACCTGTCCCTGCAGGACGAGCTGATGCGGCGCTTCCGGGCCGGCGCGGTCGAGGCGGTGATGGAGCGCTTCAACATCCCGGAGGACGTGCCCATCGAGTCGAAGATGGTCAGCAAGCAGATCAAGAGCGCCCAGGCCCAGATCGAGGGCCAGAACGCCGAGATCCGCAAGAACGTGCTCAAGTACGACGAGGTGCTCAACAAGCAGCGCCAGGTCGTCTACGCCGAGCGGCTCCGGGTGCTCAACGGTGAGGACCTCTCCGACCAGGTCCGCAACATGATCGACGACACCGTCGAGGCGTACGTGCGGGGTGCCACCTCCGACGGCTACGGCGAAGACTGGGACCTTGAGCAGCTCTGGTCCAGCCTCAAGCAGCTCTACCCGGTCGGCGTGACGATCGAGGAGCTCGAGGAGGAGGCCGGCGGCTCTCGGGCCGGCATGGACGCCGACTTCCTGGTCGCCCGCCTCAAGGACGACGCGAACGCCGCGTACGACCGGCGCGAGGAGCAGGTCGGCACCGAGGGGGTGCGCCAACTCGAGCGGATGGTGCTGCTCCAGGTCATCGACCGCAAGTGGCGCGAGCACCTCTACGAAATGGACTACCTCCAGGAGGGCATCAACCTCCGGGCGTACGCCCAGCGCGACCCGGTGGTGGAATACCAGCGCGAGGGCTTCGACATGTTCGCCACCATGATGGAGGGCATCAAGGAGGAGACGGTCGGTTTCCTCTACAACGTCGACGTCCAGGTGACCGAACCGGAGCCCGACGCGGGGTCCGAAGAGGTCGCGCTGCTCGACAAGCCGGTGGAGATCCGGGCCAAGGGCCTCAACCAGGCCCCGCGGCGGCAGGGCCTGCAATACTCCGCTCCCACCATCGACGGTGAGGCCAGCCCTGGCGCGGTCGCCGTCGAGCAGGCCGAGCAGCAGGCTCCGGCGCTCGGTGTGGGCCGACCGGCCTCGGGTGCTCCAGCGTCACCGGGGCAGAGCGCGCCGTCCGCCCCGCAGCGGCCGGCCTCCGGGCTGCGCGGCCCGGTGGTCCCGTCGGCCGCCTCCCGTCGGTCGGCACCGAACCAGGCGGAGGCCAACAACGGCCCGTCCCGCAACGCGCCGTGCCCGTGTGGCTCGGGCCGTAAGTACAAGCGCTGCCACGGCGCCCCCAACGGCGGCAACTGA
- a CDS encoding DUF6912 family protein, with translation MTDELVRVYVPATVPMVARLREDGLAADQAHAVTPALREWYAEGDEEELEYVAFTRAAQDALHLLRADPTAPRRRVVVSVDLPAGALGRGDGELGSSIVTLADAVPVGAVAAIHVDGADAVEEVAAAVDVVVEAAAGDPDAQFTVDGAEDHELEWYDVTELDQLLRAAG, from the coding sequence GTGACCGACGAACTTGTCCGGGTGTATGTGCCGGCGACCGTACCGATGGTGGCCCGGCTGCGTGAGGACGGGCTGGCCGCCGACCAGGCGCACGCCGTGACCCCGGCGCTGCGCGAGTGGTACGCCGAAGGCGACGAGGAGGAGCTGGAGTACGTCGCGTTCACCCGGGCTGCCCAGGACGCGCTGCACCTGCTCCGGGCCGACCCGACCGCTCCCCGCCGCCGCGTCGTCGTCTCGGTCGACCTGCCGGCGGGGGCGCTCGGTCGGGGCGACGGTGAGCTGGGTTCCAGCATCGTGACCTTGGCCGACGCCGTGCCGGTGGGTGCCGTTGCGGCCATCCACGTGGACGGCGCGGACGCGGTCGAGGAGGTCGCCGCGGCGGTCGACGTGGTGGTCGAGGCGGCTGCGGGTGACCCCGATGCCCAGTTCACCGTCGATGGCGCCGAGGACCACGAGCTTGAGTGGTACGACGTGACGGAGCTGGACCAGCTGCTGCGCGCGGCCGGCTGA
- a CDS encoding GNAT family N-acetyltransferase encodes MTLRQVIEAYGVRLRPFRASDTTDVVDGCADPLSQRFVSSLPTPYTETDARWWIDAGAPAAWTGGGAAYAIADPATDRMLGAVGLSNPVPARGQAEVGYWVRPAARGRGVAVAATRALSEHAFATGTVRLELLTDPENGPSQRVALAAGFRYEGLRRSADQRRDGGRHDMLAWVRLAGDPPGPTARLLPDLPGGVLTDQVVALRRLAADDAELMYRLHSRPDVVANQAPPVPPTREAIERRCRLAESGWLTGEIARLLITDVASGTPAGSCGLSFTDVAAGEASVGYALLPGWRGRGYATRAVRLLAGWAFGPAGMARLTAGTVPDNTASHRVLERVGFQREALQRGRLPGLAGARLDDLTFALLPSDLR; translated from the coding sequence ATGACCCTGCGGCAGGTCATCGAGGCGTACGGGGTGCGGCTGCGTCCCTTTCGCGCCAGCGACACCACCGACGTGGTCGACGGCTGCGCGGACCCGCTCAGTCAGCGGTTCGTGTCGAGCCTGCCGACGCCGTACACCGAGACCGACGCCCGCTGGTGGATCGACGCCGGCGCTCCGGCGGCCTGGACCGGCGGCGGTGCGGCGTATGCCATCGCGGACCCTGCCACCGACCGGATGCTCGGCGCGGTGGGACTCAGCAACCCGGTGCCCGCGCGGGGTCAGGCCGAGGTCGGCTACTGGGTACGGCCGGCGGCGCGCGGGCGCGGGGTTGCCGTTGCGGCCACCCGCGCGCTGAGCGAGCACGCCTTCGCCACCGGAACGGTCCGCCTGGAGTTGCTCACCGATCCGGAGAACGGCCCGAGCCAGCGGGTCGCGCTGGCGGCCGGTTTCCGTTACGAAGGCCTGCGCCGGTCCGCCGACCAGCGCCGGGACGGCGGGCGGCACGACATGCTGGCCTGGGTACGCCTTGCCGGCGATCCGCCCGGCCCGACCGCCCGGCTGCTGCCCGACCTGCCCGGCGGGGTGCTCACCGACCAGGTGGTGGCCCTGCGCCGGCTCGCGGCGGACGATGCGGAGCTGATGTACCGGCTGCATAGCCGACCCGACGTGGTGGCGAACCAGGCACCGCCCGTGCCGCCGACGCGGGAGGCGATCGAGCGACGCTGCCGCCTCGCCGAGAGCGGTTGGCTGACCGGGGAGATCGCCCGGCTGCTGATCACGGACGTGGCCAGCGGGACGCCGGCGGGCAGTTGCGGGTTGTCGTTCACCGACGTGGCCGCTGGCGAGGCGTCGGTCGGCTACGCGCTGCTGCCCGGTTGGCGCGGCCGGGGGTACGCGACACGGGCGGTCCGGCTGCTCGCGGGCTGGGCGTTCGGCCCGGCCGGTATGGCCCGACTGACCGCCGGGACGGTGCCGGACAACACCGCGTCGCACCGCGTGCTGGAGCGGGTCGGGTTTCAGCGTGAGGCTCTGCAGCGCGGCCGTCTGCCCGGGCTGGCCGGGGCCCGCCTGGACGACCTGACCTTCGCGCTGCTCCCCTCCGACCTCCGTTGA
- the hpf gene encoding ribosome hibernation-promoting factor, HPF/YfiA family codes for MDIVVKGRNVEVPDHYRVHVAEKLAKIERYDHKLIRVDVELFHERNPRQADHCQRVEITCVSRGPVMRAEACTNDFYSALDAAIAKLDTRLRRAADRRRVHRGRHAPISVAEATAGLPVADLVATPPLAAQGDGARAGTAVAERVEEEYDDQQPWHIAREKVHPAEPMTIDDALFEMELVGHDFYLFQDKESGRPSVVYRRHAYDYGIISLAT; via the coding sequence GTGGACATCGTGGTCAAGGGCCGAAACGTCGAAGTGCCGGACCATTACCGGGTGCACGTAGCCGAGAAACTCGCGAAGATCGAACGCTACGACCACAAACTTATCCGAGTCGATGTCGAGCTGTTTCACGAGCGCAATCCGCGCCAGGCCGACCACTGCCAGCGGGTGGAGATCACCTGCGTTTCGCGGGGCCCGGTGATGCGGGCCGAGGCCTGCACGAACGACTTCTACAGCGCGCTCGACGCCGCCATCGCGAAACTCGACACCCGGCTGCGCCGCGCGGCCGACCGCCGCCGCGTACACCGGGGCCGGCACGCGCCGATCTCCGTCGCCGAGGCCACCGCGGGCCTGCCGGTCGCGGACCTGGTGGCCACCCCGCCGCTGGCCGCGCAGGGTGACGGCGCCCGCGCCGGCACCGCCGTCGCCGAGCGGGTCGAGGAGGAGTACGACGACCAGCAGCCGTGGCACATCGCCCGGGAGAAGGTGCACCCGGCGGAGCCGATGACGATCGACGACGCGCTCTTCGAGATGGAACTGGTCGGTCACGACTTCTACCTGTTCCAGGACAAGGAGTCCGGCCGTCCCAGCGTCGTCTACCGGCGCCACGCGTACGACTACGGCATCATCTCGCTCGCCACCTGA
- a CDS encoding LpqB family beta-propeller domain-containing protein, whose amino-acid sequence MRRPTLLGAFGVVLLLGAGCGIPAASDVRVDGKGGAATEAGMVDGPSSEPPTRTASGSVNEVFVRNFLSAAAGEPDRAYERVKAFIAPEDKPSLQDKKGSEVALNVVRLREAVYTLNSDSTTTVKITVQQIGVLRANGILAPPVATETQYEFGLRSAAFNNGANDERAGLYVLNPPNVLLLSDDAFKQYYQDESIYFWSSDRTRLVPDQRYRPLALPKERQVNEVVKWLVGGPSDWLRPGVVGLPDRTELINNATGANGRWEVNLDMSGDDQNGIDQLITQLAWSLGDVQGELELKIRNNSQPVQDLDERRNSQPLYPNTASPQRFGVYEGAIHPLDFGNELSGVVPLAPEVNRNIVSADLALAKDRRVLAAMVVTGSSKNRYRLAVGTGTEPVSVLSRSGTEHSSMSRPVWLRTVDSRPGRGLVVADGQLYRFDEAARMYPVPLNLASADVTAVAAALDGQRVALIVGGRLYVAAVNPDGGGVSIGPPRQLATSLTGLTAVDWGREDRLVVAGSAGQQAIYEISVEGALETPLRTDVGAKVNHLTAFPTNRSVRVPSGAYMYEANGVAYRSSPFERIEPDRVRDIAPVPAGVRPSNPSAPFFLY is encoded by the coding sequence GTGAGACGGCCGACTCTGCTCGGGGCGTTTGGCGTGGTGTTGCTGCTGGGCGCCGGTTGCGGCATCCCTGCGGCGTCCGACGTGCGGGTGGACGGCAAGGGCGGGGCCGCGACGGAGGCCGGCATGGTCGACGGTCCAAGCAGCGAGCCGCCGACGCGGACGGCCAGCGGCAGCGTCAACGAGGTTTTCGTGCGCAACTTTCTGTCCGCTGCCGCCGGCGAGCCGGACCGGGCGTACGAGCGGGTCAAGGCGTTCATCGCACCGGAGGACAAGCCCAGCCTGCAGGACAAGAAGGGCAGCGAGGTCGCGCTGAACGTGGTCCGGCTGCGCGAGGCGGTCTACACCCTCAACAGCGACTCGACCACCACCGTCAAGATCACCGTGCAGCAGATCGGGGTGCTGCGGGCCAACGGCATCCTGGCTCCGCCGGTGGCGACCGAGACGCAGTACGAGTTCGGGCTCCGCAGCGCGGCGTTCAACAACGGGGCCAACGACGAGCGGGCCGGCCTGTACGTTCTCAACCCGCCGAACGTGCTGCTGCTCAGCGACGACGCCTTCAAACAGTATTACCAGGACGAGTCGATCTACTTCTGGAGTTCCGACCGCACCCGGCTGGTGCCCGACCAGCGCTACCGGCCGCTCGCGCTGCCCAAAGAGCGCCAGGTCAACGAAGTGGTGAAATGGCTGGTCGGCGGTCCGTCCGACTGGTTACGCCCGGGTGTCGTCGGGCTGCCCGACCGCACCGAGCTGATCAACAACGCCACCGGCGCCAACGGCCGGTGGGAGGTCAACCTGGACATGTCCGGTGACGACCAGAACGGGATCGACCAGTTGATCACACAGCTCGCGTGGTCGCTGGGCGACGTGCAGGGCGAGCTCGAGTTGAAGATCCGCAACAACTCGCAGCCCGTACAGGACCTGGACGAGCGGCGGAACTCCCAGCCGCTCTACCCGAACACCGCGAGCCCGCAGCGGTTCGGCGTGTACGAGGGCGCGATCCACCCGCTCGACTTCGGCAACGAACTCAGCGGCGTGGTGCCGCTGGCGCCCGAGGTCAACCGCAACATCGTCTCCGCCGACCTCGCGCTGGCCAAGGACCGGCGGGTCCTCGCCGCGATGGTGGTGACCGGCAGCAGCAAGAACCGGTACCGACTGGCGGTGGGCACGGGCACCGAACCGGTCTCCGTGCTCAGCCGCAGCGGCACCGAGCACTCGTCGATGAGCCGCCCGGTCTGGCTGCGTACGGTCGACTCCCGCCCCGGCCGCGGCCTGGTCGTGGCCGACGGGCAGCTCTACCGGTTCGATGAGGCGGCCCGGATGTACCCGGTGCCGCTCAACCTGGCCTCCGCCGACGTCACCGCGGTGGCCGCCGCGCTGGACGGCCAGCGGGTCGCGCTGATCGTCGGCGGCCGGCTCTACGTCGCGGCGGTCAACCCGGACGGCGGCGGGGTCTCCATCGGCCCGCCCAGACAGCTGGCCACCTCGCTGACCGGCCTCACGGCGGTCGACTGGGGCCGGGAGGACCGACTGGTGGTGGCCGGGTCGGCGGGCCAGCAGGCGATCTACGAGATCAGCGTGGAGGGCGCCCTGGAGACGCCCCTGCGGACCGACGTGGGAGCCAAGGTCAACCACCTGACGGCGTTCCCGACCAACCGCAGCGTGCGGGTGCCCAGCGGGGCCTACATGTACGAGGCGAACGGGGTCGCCTACCGCAGCAGCCCGTTCGAACGGATCGAGCCCGACCGTGTGCGGGACATCGCCCCGGTGCCGGCCGGCGTCCGCCCGAGCAACCCGTCGGCACCGTTCTTCCTCTACTGA
- a CDS encoding Rv3235 family protein, translated as MMSEARPGPSRPPVRLRPVPPIDPPYADETDGPYWPATHGQLALDLFASTRPDPVRPPDRRAALRPVPSRSTTHPVTPLPPATAPEATRAAHRFVGTCLEVVNGYRSPAQVRALLDPARAGDLLTELARASGRAGALRRRAGRPVVRLLRLRVCEPREAAVEAAAVLASAGGRSWAMALRLEHRRGRWLCTALHVL; from the coding sequence ATGATGAGCGAGGCGCGACCCGGTCCTTCCCGCCCACCCGTGCGGCTGCGCCCCGTCCCGCCCATCGACCCGCCGTACGCTGACGAGACCGACGGGCCGTACTGGCCGGCGACCCACGGTCAGCTCGCCCTCGACCTGTTCGCCTCGACCCGGCCAGACCCCGTCCGGCCACCGGATCGCCGGGCCGCCCTCCGCCCGGTGCCCAGCCGGTCCACCACCCACCCGGTCACGCCTCTACCGCCGGCGACCGCCCCGGAAGCCACCCGAGCCGCGCATCGCTTCGTCGGCACCTGCCTGGAGGTGGTCAACGGCTACCGTTCGCCGGCGCAGGTGCGGGCACTGCTGGACCCGGCCCGAGCGGGTGACCTGCTGACCGAGTTGGCCCGCGCGTCCGGGCGAGCCGGGGCACTCCGTCGCCGCGCCGGCCGGCCAGTGGTCCGACTGCTCCGCCTGCGCGTCTGCGAGCCCCGGGAAGCCGCAGTGGAGGCGGCAGCCGTCCTCGCCAGCGCAGGCGGCCGGAGCTGGGCGATGGCGCTCCGCCTGGAGCATCGCCGTGGCCGCTGGCTCTGCACCGCCCTGCACGTCCTCTGA
- a CDS encoding GNAT family N-acetyltransferase — translation MEPVEITEDGVLLRPWRDADADAVHKACQDPDIQRWTTVPRPYLPEHALGFVTEMSRKAWAEGTGAPFAVCDPATGELLGSCGLISIDRAGTGEIGYWTAPWARGRGVMVRASRAVARWSFDTLGLRRLIWQAEVGNHASRLVALRAGFRIDGRLRLADPALPSGADGWIGSLLPGEVPAPGSTGPAGPGTLAARRAAVFGRPQPILFATAGAGELRLRPMEEQDLDAVVQTCQDPDTIRWTTVPDPYERADAQGYQVYSQDAWARGDAACFAIGDPDDRYVGSLDLRLSPADALLADVGFMTAPTARGRGYLPAALVALCAWGFTTLGLARIEWKANVGNNASRRVAEKAGFTFEGTARDGVQHRGERVDVWVAALLARDL, via the coding sequence GTGGAGCCCGTGGAGATCACCGAGGACGGCGTGCTGCTGCGGCCCTGGCGGGACGCGGACGCGGACGCCGTGCACAAGGCGTGCCAGGACCCGGACATTCAGCGCTGGACGACCGTGCCGCGCCCGTATCTACCTGAACACGCTCTCGGCTTCGTCACCGAGATGAGCAGGAAGGCCTGGGCGGAGGGCACCGGTGCACCGTTCGCGGTCTGTGACCCGGCGACGGGTGAACTGCTCGGCTCGTGCGGGTTGATCTCCATCGACCGCGCCGGCACCGGTGAGATCGGCTACTGGACGGCCCCGTGGGCGCGTGGCCGGGGAGTGATGGTCCGGGCCAGCCGGGCGGTGGCCCGCTGGTCCTTCGACACCCTCGGGCTGCGCCGGCTGATCTGGCAGGCAGAGGTGGGCAACCACGCCTCCCGGCTGGTCGCACTCCGGGCCGGCTTCCGGATCGACGGCCGGTTGCGGCTGGCCGACCCGGCGTTGCCGTCTGGCGCCGACGGCTGGATCGGCTCGCTGCTGCCCGGCGAGGTGCCCGCGCCCGGGTCGACCGGGCCGGCCGGTCCGGGCACCCTCGCCGCCCGGCGGGCCGCTGTCTTCGGCCGCCCGCAGCCCATCCTGTTCGCCACGGCCGGGGCCGGCGAGCTGCGCCTGCGGCCGATGGAGGAGCAGGACCTGGACGCCGTGGTGCAGACCTGCCAGGACCCGGACACCATCCGCTGGACGACCGTGCCGGACCCTTACGAGCGCGCTGACGCGCAGGGGTACCAGGTCTACAGCCAGGACGCCTGGGCCCGGGGCGACGCCGCCTGCTTCGCGATCGGCGACCCGGACGACCGGTACGTGGGCTCCCTCGACCTGCGGCTCTCCCCCGCCGACGCACTGCTGGCCGACGTGGGCTTCATGACCGCCCCGACGGCCCGTGGCCGGGGCTACCTACCGGCCGCGCTGGTCGCGCTCTGCGCCTGGGGCTTCACCACGCTGGGCCTGGCCCGGATCGAGTGGAAGGCGAACGTGGGCAACAACGCCTCCCGCCGGGTGGCGGAGAAGGCGGGCTTCACGTTCGAGGGCACTGCCCGGGACGGGGTGCAGCACCGGGGCGAACGGGTCGACGTGTGGGTGGCCGCGCTGCTCGCCAGGGACCTGTGA
- a CDS encoding ComF family protein — translation MSGLWADLADLVIPADCAGCRERRPGLRHGVCPACVAALGALRPRAVRPTPAPPGLPSCVALGPYAGPLREALLAYKEHGRHGLARPLGALLAEVVAAAVGVARPLALVPVPDTAAAARSRYGDHLDRLARHCAGRLNRGGWAVRVHRPLRALPRPDSVTLDSAGRAAAAEAAFQSRSAAPSRGRAAGVAPAVVLLDDIVTTGVTLAAATRLLTVAGWAPSVAVVLAATEKRHLP, via the coding sequence GTGAGCGGGCTCTGGGCAGACCTCGCCGACCTGGTAATTCCCGCCGACTGCGCGGGTTGTCGGGAGCGCCGGCCCGGCCTGCGGCACGGAGTCTGTCCCGCCTGCGTCGCGGCGTTGGGCGCGCTGCGCCCACGAGCGGTCCGCCCCACCCCCGCCCCGCCGGGCCTGCCGTCCTGCGTCGCACTCGGCCCGTACGCCGGCCCGCTGCGTGAGGCTCTGCTGGCGTACAAGGAACACGGCCGGCACGGGTTGGCCCGCCCGCTCGGCGCCCTGCTCGCCGAGGTCGTCGCGGCGGCGGTCGGCGTGGCTCGTCCGCTGGCGCTGGTACCGGTCCCGGACACTGCGGCGGCGGCCCGGTCCCGTTACGGCGATCACCTGGACCGGCTCGCCCGGCACTGTGCCGGCCGGCTCAACCGGGGCGGCTGGGCGGTGCGGGTGCACCGTCCGCTGCGTGCCCTGCCCCGGCCCGACTCGGTCACCCTGGACAGCGCAGGTCGGGCGGCGGCGGCCGAGGCCGCGTTCCAGTCCCGCTCCGCCGCGCCGAGTCGGGGTCGTGCCGCAGGCGTGGCACCGGCCGTGGTGCTGCTGGACGACATCGTCACCACCGGCGTCACCCTGGCCGCCGCAACCAGGCTGCTGACGGTGGCCGGGTGGGCACCGAGTGTCGCCGTGGTGCTCGCGGCGACCGAGAAGAGACACCTCCCGTAA